AGgtgtgttttatttattatctaaaaaattgtTGTTCAAATACAACATAACGATTACAAAGCTCAGTTAAAGAGTCATTTGCCTGCAAAGTCTTCCCTAGCCCCATTTCATCTGCCAAAAGAGCACGACCTCCATGCTGTAAGATAAACCTGAAAATAGCAATTGacaaagataaaaaagaaactcatACATATCAAATTTAGAACTTTTAACTTATTATGATAAAACACAGTGGCAACTGACAGAACTCTCCAATACTTCATACCCAACACCTTCCCGCTGAAAGGGTAAAAGCTTTGATTCGATATCCGCAGGTAACCTGTTATATTTGTCTTGTGCAAAATCATAGAAAACATCAAAACATTtagtatatacatatattaataTGCAAACAACCCCTGAATAGGAAAATAATTTACAGAAAGAAGGGGTAACTAGGAGTCAAACCAATGCCTGAGTTAGGacatttaatataaatgttaCTAACATCGAGTTTCTAACCACATTCAATATCTACCTCGTAGATCAGGAAGCAGAGAAGCTGCTATGATAGCACGATGCACCAAGCTATCTAACTTCTCTACCTGTGAAAAAACTAAACTACATTATTAGGATATCTTATGCCACAACAGACTGTCctcataaatattattttatatcaatCGATTGTAGAGGTAATGAGGCAAAGGTTACAACCTCAACTTTAGAACCAACTACGTCGCGTAAAACATTTTCTGCCGCTGACATACTAGATATTGGAAACATCCATAATCTGCAGGTACGAAAGTTTTAAGAGATACAAATGGTAACAGACAAATACAACCATGATGAGAGCGAGAAGTGAGTGGAGGAAACCTTTCTTTTGCGTTCCAAGTGGCTTTAGGGATTTTTCGAAAAGCTTCTACCAGTACCTATAAAAAATGCATGATAATATAGACGTAAAGGAGGATTTGATCAGCAGTAGCTAGAACAAAATCTTTGCAGGCAGCTAGAAAATGCACCTGATCGTATGAAAATTTTGCAGCAATGTTCCCGCTGCtgtgaagaaaaaatttgACAGAAAGCTTAGGTAGTTCCTTTGCACCTTCATCTCCTTACACAAACAGCCAAAAGATATGCagataataaataacttttagCCGCTCATTATTATGTTGGAGCAATATGAGGGAAAATTTTGATACATGAGATTGaaattgtattttcttttcataagaAACAAGCTTTCGTTTcatataagtaaaaaaaacaactcagGGCTATCGAAAAGAGCTCCCATAGATTAGACGGTGCCAATCTTGCAAGTTCCAAGCAAGGATAATGGATAATTAGAAAAGGATATGCATTCAAAGACCAAACAAATGTATCAAATTGGGTCGATAGACTAAGTACAAACAATTCAAATTCAGCTGGGatatgatcatttcctaaacaATTCCATTATTGAACTCTAATCGTTAGAAGAATCCGCATTCAAAAAGTTATAAGCTTTGTTCAAATTGTAAAGAGATAGAATTACGAAGCTGAAAAAGTAAAAGCTTACCAATGTGCTCTTTTGACGTAGCGGATGAAGGTAATACTCCGGCCAAGGGAGGAAGGGTTTCCACCTGAATATTAACAAATGATCAAAGATTTGGAAGCATGGTAAAAACATATAACACCAAAGAACACCATGGACGCGGACATAGCGCTACAATCTCAGAAACAGGGTCCTAAAGGTACAATAAAACACTACAAAAACCATAATCAAAGCATGAACCAACGACAAACCCCGCGCGAATGAGAACCCCGTGCAGGATTGAGTTGGGGAGATTGAAATGCAGGGTTTTGAGGTTTTAGGTTGCAGATTTTGGCCTCATTTGATTGAACGAACTGATGAGAGTATTGATTATAAGCAGAGCAAGGAATAGAGACGTTtactgaagaagaagaagcagaagcagcAGCGGAATGAAGTTGAGCGATCTTCTGAACAGCATCTCTCTCGAGGGAATCGAGTTCTTCAAGTGTCAAGTTCCagtcatcatcttcatctccaaattccatttttcttgGAGAAAGGCGCCAAACCCTTTCTCCAATTGCTGCTAGAGTCTCCGATGAAATGGAATCTCTCCACGCGCCAATTTTGAAGTGCACTTCGGGGCGGGACGGTGTCCGAATGATCTTCCCCGTTCGTTATTTTATGGGATTTTTTCAATTCCTTATATTTccatatattcaaaatttatatatattttttaattttttcaattatttgtgaattattattattattatttttaaaattttaaatcataaacttattttcgaacaattaaatataaaatattattttaagcaGTATACCGATATGATTTATTGAGACATGGTTTAAATCTAGCACAAAATATATACCGAACACGATACCAACTTAAATAGAGTAAAAATTTTGATCATACGTCCACAAAATATTGTATAGTTTTGACAATCGAACTTGAAAATCTCGAACAAATTCgtccataaaataaaatgttattaatgaggaatatttaagaaaaaaattaaatataaaatttcacaaaataataagtggaataataaataaattattttttattatttaaattagcaCCGTGTCGttgatatttttagttttcttagAACCCTAAACCCCGAGTGGTCACCTTGCTTGCTGCCGCTCTCCCTCCATTACACTGCgtacagagagagagagaatgaaattcCAGTGTCTCCGAGATCGGAATCTACTCTGAAACTGAGCTAAAGCttcccattttctctcttgcaTCTCCCCATCCAAGCAATCGTTGCGAGTGTTCTTCACCATGTCGGCTTTATCCAGAGGTCTCATTTCTCGTTTTCGTCTTCTGTCGATCAATTCCGCCGCTTCTCCGATAattacttcttcttcttcttcttcttcatggaCGCATCCGTCTTGTTATTTCTTCTTCCGTACTTTCAGTACCGAGGGTTCGATTCAGGCCGGTGATGGCTCTTCGCTTTCTTCTCCGATTATTGAAGCTAAACCTGGTGTTATGAGCCCTAACTCGAAGCGTACGGGAGTCATTGCTGTCAAGTGTGGAATGTCGGCGCTGTGGGATAAATGGGGAGCTAGGGTACCCATCACTGTGCTCTGGGTTGATGATAATATTGTATCTCAGGTCAAGACTATTGAGAAAGAAGGCATCACAGCTCTCCAGGTACTGTTTAAATATCTTCTTCTCGTTTTCATTTCTGTCAGCGGAgtagtttttgtttattattcttGTGAGCACTGCTTAGATGAAATTAGGAAGGGGACATTGTTGGCTCTGGTAGTCTTGGTTTCTGAATGGCATGGGATTTTGGCTTAATGATGCCGAGGAGTACATCTTTGGAATACTATTTGCTATGTTACTCTCTCTGTGAGAGGGATTTGAAGCTGTTACTCTGTTACTCCTACCCTTTCAATTCCATGGATTCTGGAACTATACTGAATTGAGCTGCACACTGTTGTTTTGGATCAGCATTTCACCTATGAAAGATATTCAGTTATCAGAATAGAAGTTGAAGAGGGTATTTATGTACGTTCTGTCTTTCATATGGAAATCAGAGGCCAATGGGCCATTCCCTTTACTCGTACCGATCAGAATCTGACCTCACGAGAAATTGAGCAAAAGGCTGCCGAATTGGCCTATTTCTTGCGTGTACCCATTGAagttttttgaaaatgaagttcAGAAGTAGGAAGAGGTATATAActgaaatgaaagaataatcCTTTTAATAGACAATAGTAATAGTATAACTTAACGGGAGTTTCTTCAGAATGCTCATTTGAGACAAAGCAGACGTATACGGATCAGACAGAAAACTGTCTTGGTCCGAAATTTTGTGGCTTCCATTGTTACACTTAACTAGACGTGATTATATGacctttttgttcttaataaCTGGGTTATCGAGGTTCAAATTCTCGTATCAAACTCATTGCCTACCTCCCTAATATTTGGGAAGCAACAAGAGTTTTGATTATTACTTACACTTACCATTGTTGATTTCACCATTtctaaggggaaaaaaagttGTCTTGACCGTTAGACCATATGTATGAGATCTCTTTTTTCAGTTCTTACAAATTTTATGGTATAGGACTTGCATTTATTGACCAAGTGTGCTATGCTATGGTGCTAGTTAGATTGGCTGTGGACAGAAGAAGGCGAAGCATTTGACAAAACCCGAGGTAGGTCATTTTAGGGCTCAAGGTGTTCCATTGAAGAGGAAACTGAGGGAGTTTCCAGTGACAGAAGACGCCCTTCTTCCAGTTGGTACGACAATTGGTGTTCGTCATTTTGTCCCTGGACAGTTTGTTGATGTGACAGGAATAACAagagggaaaggtttccaggTGAGTCCATTGCAGCATTCCTTCATTAAGTTTTTAGCTCACAGCCTCTACTCCTATTAGGTTTCTTTCATTCCCTTGTATTTGTTAATATGGTTAAGTTAATTACATATTCAAAACACATGAATGTTATTGTGGGAACATAAATGGTTAAGTTAATTGCATATTCAggcaaatattttcaataaacaCCGTAACCCAACTCTAATATTTTACCATGATTTACCTAACTCGAACTTGTTTTGTTTGGCTTGAATGCTTAATTATCTAACATTCTGCATGATCTGCGGGGTGAAATTTGAACATCAAAGTCACAGTGCTGTACATGTGTATGTTATCACAAGATAATACGGACAATTTCTCGATGAGATCACGTGCATCCTCAAGATGACAAGAATTAAAACAATCACacaattcatatatataaGTATAAACACGAAAAATATTAAGGGCTCTATACAAACCCTAGGAGAAACTTGTGTAGCTGATAACTTATGTTGATCTTTGATCTTTgctttgtttctgtttttcatgtttttgctAATCTGGTTGTATGTTTGTGTTCTAGACATAAAAAAGCTGTTTTCTTTCCATGTGTAAATGGTATAATATCTTTTCCATAAAATGATGTCTCTTATGGCtaatcttttttcttattgttcACAGGGAGTGATGAAAAAGCATGGATTTAAAGGAATGCCAGCATCCCACGGAGCATCATTATCCCACAGAAGCCTCGGTTCTACAGGTCAGAGGGATGCTCCTGGAAAGGTGTGTTTATCTTTTCATGGTGACACTCATTTTTAAGATTGAGTGGTTATTTCAGTTCTCAAATGCATTTTAAGGCTACCCAAAACTCACATCTGGTTGAAACTCGAGCATTGAAGATATCCGCGTAGTAGTAGGGTAATATATCGCGCTAGCCTACTTCGACATAGGACTTTGATTCTGTCTCCTTCGTTTCCTGTCAATGTGCAAGGTTCTTTCTCAATGAATGGAGATTTTAGAGAAtagaaacaagaatttgatgGGACTAAACAAAAAGGAATAACTTGCACGGTAAAAGGACGTTTTCTGGATTTATCTATGCTTGTGCAATGAATCAATATCGAGTAATTACTATATTGTAATAGAACAA
This portion of the Cucurbita pepo subsp. pepo cultivar mu-cu-16 chromosome LG08, ASM280686v2, whole genome shotgun sequence genome encodes:
- the LOC111800975 gene encoding 50S ribosomal protein L3-2, chloroplastic, with translation MSALSRGLISRFRLLSINSAASPIITSSSSSSSWTHPSCYFFFRTFSTEGSIQAGDGSSLSSPIIEAKPGVMSPNSKRTGVIAVKCGMSALWDKWGARVPITVLWVDDNIVSQVKTIEKEGITALQIGCGQKKAKHLTKPEVGHFRAQGVPLKRKLREFPVTEDALLPVGTTIGVRHFVPGQFVDVTGITRGKGFQGVMKKHGFKGMPASHGASLSHRSLGSTGQRDAPGKVFKGKKMAGRMGGKQRTVKNVWVYKIDPARNLMWVRGQVPGAEGNFVFIKDAFYKKPNKSILPFPTYFANDDEDTETLEPLVADLGEVDPFMVGE